One window from the genome of bacterium encodes:
- a CDS encoding DEAD/DEAH box helicase family protein produces MARTLLQEMVEGKAFQSLPANWSSFDLKSFSRQKRLWDYQQQAVASAVVALWKYYEDFGDFQRGENLDANLERKRRFFEWYQENELPAGMNLQVGKLVRKLRALLEEYYDLNSPSPLETPHPNPLPASGARGNVAQGRGRIGGGTGTAGEITFESIVNRMCFWMATGSGKTLVLVKLIEVLRGLILAGEIPPNDILVLTHREDLIEQLKRHVQEFNSSRNDLYIRLRELKEYAEAKRENPSLFGAREMTVFYYRSDNLSDEQKERIIDFRNYDDNGKWYVLLDEAHKGDKEDSKRQHIYSILARNGFLFNFSATFTDERDIVTTVCDFNLARFTQAGYGKHIAILEQEFRAFRDQDDYTGEEKQKIVLKSLMLLAYVTKLAERLRTKQPKMYHRPLLLTLVNSVNTEDADLKRFFRELERAGKGEVADSIWQTAKKELLDELSRRPAPVFESDSVVSVQEDVLRGLKPKDMLKLVFNASSPGEIEVLVRPSNRQELAFKLKTSERPFALIKIGDVSGWLKDELAGYEVNERHHEPG; encoded by the coding sequence GTGGCTCGGACTCTGCTTCAGGAGATGGTCGAAGGCAAGGCCTTTCAATCCCTTCCCGCCAACTGGAGTTCGTTTGACCTGAAGAGCTTCTCGCGGCAGAAGCGGCTCTGGGACTACCAGCAGCAGGCCGTCGCATCGGCGGTGGTTGCTTTGTGGAAGTACTATGAGGACTTCGGCGACTTTCAGCGCGGCGAGAACCTTGATGCGAACCTGGAGCGGAAGCGGCGATTCTTCGAGTGGTATCAGGAGAACGAGCTGCCGGCAGGGATGAACCTGCAGGTGGGTAAGCTCGTCCGGAAGCTCCGGGCGCTGCTTGAGGAGTACTACGACCTGAACTCACCCTCACCCTTGGAAACCCCTCACCCCAACCCTCTCCCCGCAAGCGGGGCGAGGGGGAATGTGGCTCAAGGGAGAGGGAGAATTGGAGGGGGAACCGGAACAGCGGGCGAGATTACGTTTGAGAGCATCGTCAACCGGATGTGCTTCTGGATGGCCACCGGGTCGGGCAAGACCTTGGTGCTGGTCAAGCTCATCGAGGTCCTGCGCGGGTTGATTCTGGCGGGTGAGATTCCGCCAAATGATATCCTTGTGCTGACGCATCGGGAAGACCTGATTGAGCAGCTCAAGCGCCACGTGCAGGAGTTCAACTCCTCGCGCAATGACCTGTACATCCGTCTGCGGGAACTGAAGGAATACGCTGAGGCGAAGCGCGAGAACCCGTCGCTGTTTGGCGCGCGGGAGATGACCGTCTTCTACTATCGGTCGGACAATCTGAGCGACGAGCAGAAGGAACGCATCATCGACTTCCGCAACTACGACGACAACGGGAAGTGGTACGTCCTGCTCGACGAGGCGCACAAGGGCGACAAGGAAGACTCCAAGCGCCAGCACATCTATTCGATTCTCGCCCGCAATGGCTTTCTGTTCAACTTCTCGGCCACGTTCACCGACGAACGCGACATCGTGACCACGGTCTGTGACTTTAACCTGGCCCGGTTCACGCAGGCCGGGTACGGCAAGCATATCGCCATCCTTGAGCAGGAGTTCCGAGCGTTCCGGGACCAGGACGACTATACCGGCGAAGAGAAGCAGAAGATTGTGCTCAAGTCGCTGATGCTGTTGGCCTATGTCACGAAGCTGGCCGAGCGGTTGAGGACGAAGCAACCGAAGATGTATCATCGGCCGCTGCTCCTGACGCTGGTCAACTCCGTGAATACCGAGGACGCGGACCTGAAGCGGTTCTTCCGGGAACTGGAGCGGGCCGGAAAGGGCGAAGTGGCGGACAGCATCTGGCAGACGGCGAAGAAGGAGCTCTTGGACGAACTGAGCCGGCGGCCTGCGCCGGTGTTCGAGAGCGACAGCGTGGTTTCGGTACAGGAAGACGTGCTGCGCGGGCTGAAGCCGAAGGACATGCTGAAGCTCGTGTTCAACGCGAGTTCTCCGGGTGAGATTGAGGTCCTGGTCAGGCCCTCGAACCGGCAGGAACTGGCGTTCAAGCTCAAGACCAGCGAGCGGCCGTTTGCCCTGATTAAGATTGGCGACGTCTCGGGCTGGCTCAAGGACGAGCTGGCCGGGTACGAGGTGAACGAGCGCCACCACGAGCCAGGTTGA